In Novosphingobium kaempferiae, the DNA window ACCGGCATCGCCTCGTCCAGCAGCGCGCCCGCCCAGCGTGCGATCTCGCGCTGAGGCTGCGCGATGGGCGAGGCGAAGATGTACGACGCGGGGGCGAGGTCGGAGAGATCCGGCTTCTTCATCGCCCGCTCGCGCAGCTCGGCGAGGCCTGGCCCGGCGGCGTCCTCGACGAAGAACGGCAGCGGCTCCACTTCCACGGTGAAGCGGCTCTCGATCTGGATCTGCTTGGTGGGTTCGCGCAGGGCGAAGCGGGCCTCGTTGACGTGATAGCCGCCCTCCCCCAGCACCACCTGCGCGGGCGCGGGGTCGAGCGTCAGCTTGTAGTCGCTCACCACCTGCCCGTTCCACGACGCCGGGCGCAGGCGCACGTTGAACTGCGCCATGCTGACCGCATGCGCGTATTTCAGCGTGTTGATGTGGCTGACGGAGTAGCGCATCAGGTTTCCTTCACGCCCCTCGTCATTGCGAGCGGAGCGAAGCAATCCAGCGTTGCGCGTGCCGCTGGATTGCTTCGCTCCGCTCGCAATGACGAGGATGGGATGGTCAGGTTGAGCGCCATTACAGCAGCGTCGTGCGCCTTTCGGCGTCCTCGTTGTCGAGTTGCAGGAAGTACCGCTCGGAAATCGCGTCGGACAGGGCGAGAAGCTGCGCCTCGATAGCCTCCAGCCGTTCGGGCGTCATGTCCGGTGCAAGCGCGGCCTGAAGCTCTCCCAGCAGCGCGCGAGCGGCGCGCAGCGGGGGCTCGGGGATGTTGTCATCGCGCGAGGACGGCAGCGCGGACAAGTGCGCGACGATCTCAGCCACCTGGAACACCAGCGCGCGCGGGTTGTCGGGATCGAGCAGGACGAGGTCGCGCACCGGGTTGGCGGAGGGGCCCGTCAGGTAGCGGCTGCGGTAGATGATCTGGCTGTCGCAGAGGTCGAGAAGCAGCCCGAGTGCGATCACGTCGCCCTCCTGCGTCAGTCGGCGGGCCATGCGGCAGATCGCCTGCGCGCGCTCCAGCCGCTGCCCGATCTCCAGGAAGCGCCACGCGGCGGAGCGCACCATGTTTTCGGAAATGAGGCCCGCCAGCGCGCTGAAATGCTCGGTCAGCCAGCGCGCGCTCGACAGCATGGACTGCGGGCGGTCGACGTTGATCGAGGGCATCGGGCGGCTGACGATGCGCCAGAAATCGCGGGCAAGGCGTTCGCGCAGGCCCATGCCCGCCTGCTGGCGGCGACGCATCAGCGCGGCGACGCCGCCCGGAAGCCGCGTCTCGGTGAGCGCGCGGGCGCAGATCTTGGCGATGGAGAGCTTGGCGGTCGGGGCCTCTATCGCGCCGCCTTCCACCAGCAGCGCGGCAAGGCGGGGCAGCGCGGCGTTTTCGTGGTCCACCGCACCGTCGCTGTCCGCCGGATTGGCGAGGATCGCGCGCACCACCCGCACGGTCGCCTCGGCCCGTTCGTTGTAGCGGCCGAACCAGAACAGGTTGTCCGCCGTCTGGCTGGCGAGGATGCCGCCCCCGCGCGAGATCGGCGGCTCCCCCGCCACCCGGCTGCCGAGGTGCGCGGCGGCGGGCTTGTCGTCCACCACCCACAGGTCGGCGGACAAGTCCCCGTCGCCCATCAGCGATGTCGGCAGCGCGGTGCGGGACGAGAGGCGCGCGAAGCCGCCGGGCATCACCGTCCAGCCGCCGTCGGCGGTGCGCGCCACGAAGGCGCGCACGGTGAAGGGGCGCGGCACGATCTGTCCGTCGATGATCGCGGGCGTGGTGGAAAGGTGGACGATCTCCTGCCCGCAATAGTCCATGGGCCGCCGCCACAGCGCCTCGATCAGCGCATCGCGGGTGTCGCAGTCGAGGCTGGCCCCGGCGACGGGATCGCGGCTGGACAGGCCCTCGACCGGCTGGCCGAACGCGGGCAGCAGCGCCAGTTCCTCCAGCCGGGCGGCGACGGTGGAGCTTTCCACGGCCTGCCCGCACCACCATGTCGCGACGTTGGGCAGGATCGGCGCCTCGCCCAGCAGGGTGCGGCACAGGCGCGGCATGAAGGCGGCGAAGGCGGCGGACTCGAGCACCTCCACCCCCGGCCAGTTGACCATCTCCACCCCGCCGCCCGCCCAGGCGTCGAACAGGTTGGGCACGCCCAGCTGCGACTTCGCATCGAACGAGAGCGGGTCCATCGCCGTCGTGTCGATCCAGCGCCACACCGCGTCCACGCGCTTGGGCCCCGCGATGGTGCCGACGTAGAGTTTCTCGTCCAGCACGGTCAGGTCGCGCCCCTCGACCAGCGGCAGGCCGAGATAGCGCGCGAGGTGCGCCTGTTCCGCATACGTCTGGTTGAAGCGGCCCGGCGTCATCAGCGCGATCCGCGGATTCTCGCGGCGGCAGGCGGCGGTCATGCCCTCCACCATGCGCGCGAAGAACTCCGACAGGCGGCGCGCGTGGGCGTCGGCCAGCAGGTTGCCGATGGCGCGCGACATGGCGAGGCGGTTCTCCAGCGCATAGCCGATGCCGCCCGCCACGCGCACGCGGTCCTGCAGCACCCGCCACTGCCCGCGCGGGCCGCGGGCGAGATCGGCGGCGTAGACGTGGACGAAGCGGCCGTTCGGCGGCGTCCGCCCGATCATGCGCCGCGCGAAGAACGGGCTGCCCGCGACGACGGCGGCGGGGAGATAGCCGTCCGCCACCAGCTTCTGCTCGCCGTAGATGTCGGTGGCGACGGCCTCCATCAGCTCGGCCCGCTGGATCAGGCCGCGCTCCACCTGTGCCCATTCCTGCGCGCCGACGATGAGCGGCATGGCGTTCAATGGCCACGAACGCTCGTCCTCGTCCCCGGTCTGGCGGAAGGCGAGGCCGAGGTCGGCGGCATGGCGCGCGGTGGCGTCCTGCAGGGCCGAGGCATCCCCGTCCGTCGCCGCCGAGAGCCCCGCCGCGACCTTGCGCCAGCACTCGGCCACCGGACGACTGGCGTCCCCGAACAAATCCCCGCGCGAGGCGGCGGCGGCGTAGCCGTCCAGCCAGCTGGCGGCGGGGGCAAGATCGGGGCGGGTTACCATGGCATGACGCGCTTCCCCTCCTCCTCGATGGGGGAGGGATACGAAGGCTTGAGAGCGTAGCGAACTAGTCGAAGTTGGGCGGGGGTGAGAGGCCTGGCGCGACGCTGCTTCACCCCCATCCAAGCTTCGCTAGCCGCTGACGCGGCAAGCTGCGCTATCCTTCCCCCATCAAGGGGGAAGGCGGCATCGACTTCGGAATACCCCTTCGACATCGCCCTACATTAGCCGCGACGGCCGCCTGAGGTCGAGAGTGTAGGGAAATTCGCTCGGCAGTTCCTCTGCGGGCACCGGAAGCGGCCCCGGCGAGTGGCCGTGATCCTGGAAACGCGCCTTGCGCCGCGCCTCGGCCTCGTAGTCGTTGACCGGCACGGTGTCGTAGTTGCGCCCGCCCGGATGCGCGACCTGATAGACGCAGCCGCCCAGCGAGCGGCCGTTCCACAAGTCGTAGATGTCGAAGGTCAGCGGCGCATGCGGCGGCAGCATCGGGTGGAGGCTCTCGGCGGGCCACCACGCCTTGTAGCGCACGCCGCCGACGCCCTCGCCATGGCCCACCTTGGTCAGCGGCACCCGGCGACCGTTGCAGGTGATGACGTGGCGCCCCTCGACCAGCCCGGTCGCCTTGACTTGCAGACGCTCGGTGGAGCTGTCCACGTAGCGCACGGTGCCGCCGATCGCACCGGTCTCGCCCAGCACGTTCCACGGTTCGAGAGCGTGGCTGATCTCCAGCGACACGCCGCCGCCCTCGACCTCGCCGTGGACCGGGAAGCGGAACATGCGCTGCGCCTCGAACCACGAAGGGTCGAAGTCGTAGCCCGCGCGCCTGAGGTCGCCCAGCACATCGAGGAAGTCGGCCCACACGAAATGGCCGAGCATGAAGCGGTCGTGCAGCTGCGTGCCCCAGCGGACCAGCGGGCCTTCCACCGGCTCGCGCCAGAACCACGCGGTCAGCGCGCGCAGGAGCAGTTGCTGGGCACAGGACATGCGGCCTTCGGGCGGCATCTCGAAACCGCGGAACTCGACGAGGCCGAGGCGGCCGGTCGGGCCGTCCGGACTGAACATCTTGTCGATGCAGATCTCGGTGCGGTGGGTATTGCCGGTCACGTCCACCAGCAGGTTGCGGAACAGGCGGTCCACCACCCACGGCGCGGGCTGCTGCATGTGCGGGCCGGGCACCTGCGCCAGCGCGATCTCCAGTTCGTAGAGCGCGTCGTGCCGCGCCTCGTCGATGCGCGGGGCCTGGCTCGTCGGTCCGATGAACAGGCCGGAGAACAGGTAGCTGAGCGAGGGATGCCGCTGCCAGTAGGTGACGAAGCTCTTGAGCATGTCCGGGCGGCGGATGAACGGGCTGTCGAGCAGCGTCGGCCCGCCCAGCACGATATGGTTGCCGCCACCGGTGCCGATGGAGCGCCCGTCGACCATGAACTTGTCGGCGGTCAGCCCGATCTCGCGCGCGCAGTCGTAGAGCGTCTCGGTGATCTCCACCGTCTCGCGCCAGCTGGTGGAGGGGTGGATGTTCACCTCGATCACGCCGGGATCGGGCGTGACCTTGAGCACGGTGAGGCGCGGGTCCGGCGGCGGAGGATAGCCCTCGATCCGCACCGGCAGCTTCAGTTCCTCGGCCACCACCTCGATCGCGGCGACGAGTTCGAGGTAGTCCTCCAGCCGCTCGGTCGGCGGGATGAACACGGCGAGGTAATCCCCGCGCGGCTCCACCGTCACGGCGGTGCGCACCGCGCCCTCGATGATGTCCTGCTCGACCACCGGCCCGGCGACGCTGCGCGGCTCGGGCACCGTCTCGAAGCGCTGGCCCGCCAGCGTCTCGCGCGTCTGCGAACCGCGCTCGATCACCTGACGGCGGAAGTCGGCCAGCGGCTCGCGCGGCTCGGCGGTGTCGCGCGGGTGGATATAGGGGAAGTCCGATGGCCCGACGTAAGGCAGCGAGCCCAGCGGCAGGCGATAGCCCAGCGCGGAATCGCCCGGCACCGCCGTCAGCACGCCCTTGCGCACGCGCCAGTACTCGCTCTTCCAGCGCGGCGCGGAGGCATCGCGCGCATTCCAGCGCTGCACCGGCAGCACGAAGCCGACCGGGCTGTCGACGCCGCGCCGGTAGGTGCGACGGAAGCGGCGCGCCAGTTCCTCGTCCTCGATGGACGGGTCCATCGGCGTGGTGTTCACCGGCAGCTCGTCCTCGCGCAGCATCCAGACGCCGCGATCCTCGTAGACCGGCTGCACGAAGTCGCTCTCCAGCCCCAGCCCCTCGGCCGTGGCGGCAAGGAGGTTGGCGGCGGACAGGACATCAATGCTGGGCACCGGATCGGGATCGCCGCCCTTCTCCAGCGGCTTCTCGCCTGCGACCAGGCTGTCGTCGCGCCAGATCGGCTGGCCGTCCTTGCGCCAGTAGATCGAATAGCCCCAGCGCGGCAGCGTCTCCCCCGGATACCACTTGCCCTGCCCGTGATGGAGCAGCGATCCCGGCGCGAACTTCTGGCGCAGCAGGCGGATCAGCCGGTCGGCGTAGGCCGCCTTGGTGGGGCCGACGGCGGCGCTGTTCCACTCGGCCGCCTCGAAATCGGTGGCGGCGATGAAGGTCGGCTCGCCGCCCATCGTCAGGTTGACGTTCCAGGCGTTGAGGTCGGCGTCCACCTTGTCGCCGAGTTTCAGCAGGTTTTCCCAGCGCTCGTCGGTGAAGGGCTTGGTGATGCGCACCGCTTCGGCGATGCGGCTGACGTTCATCTTGAAGTCGAAATCGACCTCGGCGGGCTCGGCCATGCCCTCGATCGGGGTGGCGGAGCGGTAATGCGGCGCGGCGCACAGGGGAATGTGCCCCTCGCCCGCGAACATGCCCGATGTCGCGTCGAGCGCGATCCAGCCCGCGCCCGGCACGTAAGCCTCGGCCCATGCGTGAAGATCGGTCACGTCCTCCAGCACGCCGACAGGGCCTTCCTTGGGCAGCACGTCGGCCACCAGCTGGATCGAGTACCCCGACACGAAGCGCGCCGCGAAGCCCAGCCGCCGCAGCAGCTGCACCAGCAGCCACGCCGAATCGCGGCACGATCCGATGCCGACCTTCAGCGTCTCCTCAGGCGTCATCACGCCCTGCTCCATGCGGATCACGTAGTCGATGCGCTGTTGCAGGCGGCTGTTGATGTCGACGAGGAAATCGACCGTGCGCCCTTCGTAGTCTGCATGTTCGGCGACCAGCGCCTCGAACAGCGGGCCCTGCTCCTCGACCTCGAAATAGGCGGAAAGGTCCGCCTTCATCGCGGGCGAATAGGCGAAGGGATATTCCTCCGCATCCGGCTCCACGAAGAAGTCGAACGGGTTGATGACCGCCATTTCCGCCAGCAGGTCCACCTCTATCGAGAAGTGGTCGACCGGGTCGGGGAACACCACGCGCGCCAGCCAGTTGCCGTGCGGGTCCTGCTGCCAGTTCAGGAAATGCTCGGGCGGGCTGATCTTCAGCGAATAGTTCGGAACCTCGGTCCTGCTGTGCGGCGCCGGGCGGAGCCGGATCACCTGCGGGCCGAGACGGATGCGCCGCGAATAGCGGTAGCGGGTGAGATGGTGCAGGGCTGCCTTGATCATCGTCGGGGAATGTGCGCGAAACCTTGCTGCACTGCAACGATGTTCAATGGTGATCTTATCGGAGGTCGCGTCCTGTCGAATCCCCATCCCCACTTCGTCATTGCGAGCGCAGCGAAGCAATCCAGCGGCCCAGACCGGCATAGGGGCTGACCATGGATTGCTTCGCTGCGCTCGCAATGACGAAGCATGGCCGAATTGGCGTACACCCTTCCCCCGACTGCCGCACTTGTGTCATCCTGCCGTGCGAAGACGATCGAGTGAATACCATGGACATGCTGAGCACCACCGAGCCCGCCGAAACCGGCACTGCCGAGGCCCCCGAGGATCTCGCCACCCTGCCCTCGCGCTACTTCAACCGCGAACTGAGCTGGCTGGCCTTCAACGAGCGCGTGCTGGCGGAAGCCTGCAACCCGAACTATCCGCTGCTGGAGCGGCTGCGCTTCCTGTCGATCTCGGGCAACAACATCGACGAGTTCCTGATGGTGCGCGTCGCCGGTTTCCACGCGCAGGTGCGCCGCCAGATCGAGGAAATCTCGATGGACGGCCTCACCCCGTCGCAGGCCATCGCGCTGACTCACGACAAGGTACTGGAACTGGAGCAGATCCAGCAGGACACCTGGTCCACCCTCAAGACCCAGCTGGCCGAAGCCGGCATCGTCGTGGTCGGAGAGGACGACAAGCTCGACCGCGAGCGTGAGAAGTGGCTGCGCGAATACTTCATCGAGCATGTCATGCCGGTCATCACCCCGCAGGCGATCGACCCCGCGCACCCGTTCCCCTTCGTCGCCAACCAGGGCATCGGCGTGCTGTTCTCCCTGACGCGCGAGGCCGACGAGGCCCCGGTGATGGAGATGGTGCTGATCCCCGCCCCGCTCCCGCGCTTCGTGCGCATCCCCGGAGAGGAAGCGGCGTGGATTTCGATGGAGGACATCATCTGCCGCAACACGGCGGAGCTGTTCCCCGGCTTCCGCTTCAACGGCCACGGCGTGTTCCGCATCCTGCGCGACAGCGACATCGAGATCGAGGAAGACGCCGAGGATCTCGTCCGCTACTTCCGCACCGCGATCCAGCGCCGCCGCCGCGGCCTCGTCATCGTGCTGCAGTTGCAGGGCAAGTTCGACCCGGCGGCCGAGGAACTGCTGCGCACGCAGCTGGGGCTCGACAAGGCCCTCATCATGAAGACCGAGGGCATCATCGGCTTCTCAGGCCTCTCCGCCATCTGCGACGAGGACCGGCCCGAGCTGAAGTTCGAGCCCTACAGCCCCCGCTATCCCGAGCGCATCCTCGAACACGACGGCGACATCTTCGCGGCGATCCGCGAGAAGGACATCGTCGTACAGCATCCGTATGAGAGCTTCGAGGTCGTCATCGACTTCCTCCGGCAGGCCGCGCGCGACCCGGACGTGGTGGCGATCAAGCAGACGCTCTACCGCGCCGGCAAGCAGTCCGCGATCATCTCGGCGCTGATTCAGGCCGCCGAACAGGGCAAGTCCGTGACCGCCGTGGTCGAACTGAAGGCCCGCTTCGACGAGGAGCAGAACCTCCTCTGGGCCAGCCAGCTCGAACGCGCGGGCGTCCAGGTGATCTACGGCTTCGTCGACTGGAAAACCCACGCCAAGGTCTCCGCCGTGGTCCGGCGTGAGGGCGGCTCGTACCGCACCTACTGCCACTTCGGCACCGGCAACTACCACCCGATCACCGCGCGCGTGTACACCGACCTGTCCTACTTCACCGCCGACCCGGCAGCAGGGCGCGACGTGGTGCGCCTGTTCAACTTCATCACCGGCTACGTCGAGCCCAAGAGCCTTGAGATGCTCTCGGTCTCGCCGATCTCGCTGCGCCCGACCCTCAACGAGTGCATCGACGCCGAGATCGCCAACGCGGAAGCGGGCAGGCCCGCCGCGATCTGGGCCAAGCTCAATTCGCTGACCGACCCGCTGCTGATCGACCGGCTCTATGCCGCCAGCCGTGCGGGCGTGGACATCGACCTCGTCGTGCGCGGCATCTGCTGCCTGCGTCCCGGCGTTCCCGGCCTGTCGGAGAACATCGCGGTGAAATCCGTGATCGGCCGCTTCCTCGAACACGCGCGCATCTGGGCCTTCGCCAACGGCGCATACCTCCCCAACCGCCGCGCCAAGGTGTTCATCACCTCCGCCGACGGCATGAGCCGCAACCTCGACCGCCGCGTCGAGGTACTGCTGCCGATCCGCAACAAGACCGTCCACGATCAGGTGCTCGATCAGGTCATGCTGGCGAACCTGCTCGACAGCGAACAGTCCTGGGATCTCGCCCCCGACGGCACCTACGACCGCGTGGGCGAAGTGGAGAACCCCTTCAACCTGCACCGCTACTTCATGACCAACCCGTCGCTCTCGGGCCGCGGCGCGGCGCTGGATAGCGGCCGCAAGGTGCCCAAGCTCTCGCTGAGGCGCGGTAACATCTGACGCCTCTCGTCATTGCGAGCGTAGCAAAGCAATCCAGCGTAGCTCTATGCCGCTGGATTGCTTTGCTACGCTCGCAATGACGACGCAGGGCAACGTCACCCCCGCCCACGCCAGCGCGACCATCCGTTTATTTGCAGCGGACAGAGCGACCCGCCGCACTTCACCTTGCGCCTGCGCCGCTCTAAAGAGCGCCTCGCAACCTCACCCCCCTGTGGTAAGTATTGACCAGAATGATCGGCATCAGCCAGTCCAGCGCCCGGCGCGCCATCATCGACATCGGGTCGAACACGGTACGCCTCGTCGTCTACAACGGGCCGCCGCGCGCGCCCGTCGTGGTGCTTAACGAGAAGGTAAACGCAAGGCTCGGCAAGGACTTGGGCCGCACCGGCGCCATCGGCGAAAAGTCGATGCGCACCGCGCTCGCCGCGCTTTCCCGATTCGCGACGCTGCTACGCCTGCTCGGCGTGGACGACATCGAATGCGTCGCCACCGCCGCCGCACGCGATGCCTCCAACGGTCCCGAATTTCTCGAAGCCGTGCGCGGATTCGGCCTCGCCCCGCGCCTGCTTTCGGGCGAGGAGGAGGCCCGCGCCAGCGCCACCGGCGTCATCGCCGCCTTCCCCGGCGCGCGCGGCATCGCGGCGGACCTCGGCGGCGGCAGCCTCGAACTGGTAGAGATCGACGCTTCGGCTCCGGGCGGCATTGCACCCGGCGGCATCACCCTGCCCTTCGGCACCCTGCGCCTCCCGGACCTGCGCGCGCTCGGCCAGCAGAAGTTCGCCGCCGCCGTGCGTGACGGCCTTGCCGCGCGCGGCTGGGGCGTGGGTGAGCATCACGGCGGGCGTGGCATGCCCCTCTACATCGTCGGCGGATCGTGGCGCGCGCTGGCGCTGGAGGCCATGCGCGTGCTCGACTGGCCGGTGGACGATCCCCACGGCTTCGAACTCGCCCCGTCCGAGGCGATGCACCTCGCCCGCCAGTTCGCCAAGGCCAAGCTGGAGAACCCGGACCCGCGCATCTCCGCCTCCCGCCTCGCCACCCTGCCCGACGCGGCGGCGCTGATGGCGCAGCTGGTCGGCCAGCTGCACCCCTCGCGCCTGATCTTCTCGTCATGGGGCCTGCGCGAAGGGCTGCTGCACATGCAACTGCCGGAGAGCATCCGGAACGAGAGCCCGATGCTGGCGAGCGTCACCGACTTCGCCCAGAGCGCCCGCGTCAGCGCCGAGGACGCGGTGCGCGTGGCTAACTGGACCGCCCCCGCCTGCACGCAGGCGCAGGCCGACGCCGACTTGCGCAAGGCCGCCAGCCTGCTCGCCCTCGCCGCGATGCGCACCGAGCCCAACATGCGCACCGAAGAAGCGCTGACATGGGCGCTGCGCAAGCGCTGGATCGGCCTCGACATGCGCGGGCGCGGCATGATGGCGATGACCGTCTTCGCCAACTCCGGCAACACCGCGATCCCGGCGGAATTCACCAAGCTCGCCAGCAAGCCCGACCTCGACCGCGCCATCGGCTGGGGCCTCGCCGTGCGCCTCTGCCGCCGCCTGACCGGCGGCGTCGCGGGCGGCATGGCGGCCACCTCGCTGGCGGTGGAAGGCGACACGCTGGTCCTCACCATCGAGGACGCCGCGCGCCCGCTTTATGGCGCGAGCAACGGCAAGGACGTGAAGGCGCTGGCCGACTGGCTGGGGCTGGCCTGTCGCGTGCAGGATGCGAGTGGAACCGCAATCGAGGCCTGAGAATACCGCGTCGTCCCGGACCTGCTCCGGGACCGCTGGCCGTGAACGGCCCACCTGCCAGAGATGCGCCTCGCCGAGGGGGCTTCGACAAGCTCAGCCTGAGCGGGTTTAGAGAGCCAAACGATTCGTCATTGCGAGCGTAGCGAAGCAATCCACCGTCGGCCCGTGCCGCTGGATTGCTTCGCTACGCTCGCAATGACGAAGTATAAGAAACCAAGGCGTTTCCGTTCAGGCTGCGCCCGTCGAAGCCCCCTCGGCAGCGCGCACCCTGCGCCGCCTCAAACCAGCGTCGCGCTCTCCGCGATCGCCGAGATCCCGCGCTTGCCGCCGCTGCGGTCTAGCTGGACCACGATGTCGATCACCGAGGCCGCATATTCCAGCGTCTCGGCGCGGGTCAGGCCGATGCCGGTCTGCATCGACATCAGCGCGATCTGCTCCAGCGCGCCGCGCGGCGTATTGGCGTGGACGGTCGAGAACGAGCCGGGGTGACCGGTGTTGATGGCGCGCAGGAAGCTGACCGTCTCGGTGCCGCGCAGCTCGCCCAGCACGATGCGGTCGGGGCGCAGGCGCAACGCCGCCTGAAGCAGGTCGTTGGCCGAAACCTTGGCCTCGCCCAGTTCGCCCTTCACCGCGATGAGGCCCACGCCATTGGCGCCCGGCAGGCGCAGTTCGGCGGTGTCCTCCACCAGCACGACGCGCTCATGCTCGGAGATTTCCGAAAGCATGGCGTTGAGGAAGGTGGTCTTGCCGGTCGAGGTGCCGCCCGAGATCAGGATCGTGCGGCGGCGGCGGATGGCGTCGCGCAGGAAGGCGATGGGCTCGGCCATCGGATCGGGCGTCGGCTCCTCGACGGGCGCGGCAATGGGGCCGCGGTCGTAGGCGTCGAGCGGCAGTTCCAGCAAGCGGTGCCGCCGGATCGCCAATGCCCAGTTCGCGCGTGTCGCAGGCGGGCCGACCAATTGGATACGCGCGCCGGAATGGCCGCCGTAGGCAGGCAGCGTGGCCGAAAGCAGCGGATGCTCGCGGTTGATGCCCTGATGGCTGATCCGCGCGACCTGCTCGGCAAGGCGCTGGAGCAGACGGTTGTCCATCTGCGGCAGGTCGATGCGCTGCATGCCCGCAAGCGCCGCGTCCTCCACCCAGATCTCGCCGGGACGGTTGACGAGGATTTCGGTCACCGTCTCCTTGTCCAGCCACGGGCGCAGCGGCGCGAGATAGGCGTCAAGGTAGACGCTGCGGGCTTCCGCCACCGGCATGTCAGCCACGGGGATGCCAGCCACGACGGGCGCGTGCGGCTGAAGGGACAGGATATCGGCCATGATCCGTCACTGAACCGAGCTGAAGTCCAGATCCTTGGCGGTGAACACGCGGATCGGTTCGCCCTGGCGCACGCGGATCGTCGGACCGATCTGCGAGCCGCTCTGCACCGCGGCCGACGCCGCCGAGTTGCCGCCGCCGACGATCACGCTCGCCCCGCCGGTGCCGATGGTCGACAGGCCACCGACGACCGAGAGCAGCATGGCCGAGCCGAAACGCTCGAAGAAGTGGCTGTTGACCTTGCCCGGCAGGCCGGTCTCGCCGCCGAAGGCGATGGCGGGCGAGCCGAGGTTGACCGAGACGCCATCCGGA includes these proteins:
- the virB11 gene encoding P-type DNA transfer ATPase VirB11, whose product is MADILSLQPHAPVVAGIPVADMPVAEARSVYLDAYLAPLRPWLDKETVTEILVNRPGEIWVEDAALAGMQRIDLPQMDNRLLQRLAEQVARISHQGINREHPLLSATLPAYGGHSGARIQLVGPPATRANWALAIRRHRLLELPLDAYDRGPIAAPVEEPTPDPMAEPIAFLRDAIRRRRTILISGGTSTGKTTFLNAMLSEISEHERVVLVEDTAELRLPGANGVGLIAVKGELGEAKVSANDLLQAALRLRPDRIVLGELRGTETVSFLRAINTGHPGSFSTVHANTPRGALEQIALMSMQTGIGLTRAETLEYAASVIDIVVQLDRSGGKRGISAIAESATLV